In Ruania zhangjianzhongii, the following proteins share a genomic window:
- a CDS encoding DUF3152 domain-containing protein, with product MRRFLLAMAAVAVGVVIGVLVAPHVLTPAGQQLVPTAGDLRSEDGVSRESERDPEALAEQSTAGDEEPTAEPTDEPTDEPTEEPTLSPAERADRRAGVQDREIPDSADGTLSVVSGEQDAPDPGAERVVTVRVEVEDGLAIDGETFAGFVMDTLNDERGWGHDGAVSFARTDGEPDFRVVLASPDQVDQMCAPLRTVGEYSCGRYGHAALNATRFAQATEEFLAEGSITGYRQYVITHEVGHLLGHQHQDCPGTGEVAPVMQQQTITLDGCVPNAWPAP from the coding sequence ATGCGTCGGTTCCTGTTAGCCATGGCCGCAGTGGCGGTCGGGGTGGTCATCGGGGTGCTCGTGGCCCCGCATGTGCTGACCCCTGCGGGCCAGCAGCTGGTTCCCACGGCCGGTGACCTGCGTAGCGAGGACGGCGTCAGCCGGGAGTCCGAACGTGATCCGGAGGCGCTGGCGGAGCAGTCGACCGCCGGTGACGAGGAACCCACTGCCGAGCCCACGGACGAGCCCACGGACGAGCCGACCGAGGAACCGACCCTGTCCCCAGCCGAGCGGGCCGACCGCAGGGCCGGGGTCCAGGACCGGGAGATCCCCGACTCCGCCGACGGCACGCTCTCGGTAGTCTCCGGTGAGCAGGACGCTCCCGATCCCGGCGCCGAGCGGGTGGTCACCGTGCGGGTCGAGGTCGAGGACGGGCTCGCCATCGACGGCGAGACCTTCGCCGGCTTCGTGATGGACACCCTGAACGACGAACGCGGCTGGGGGCACGACGGCGCGGTCTCCTTTGCTCGCACCGACGGTGAGCCGGACTTCCGGGTGGTGCTCGCCTCCCCGGACCAGGTCGATCAGATGTGCGCCCCGCTGCGCACCGTCGGGGAGTACTCCTGCGGCCGGTACGGGCACGCGGCACTGAACGCGACGCGGTTCGCGCAGGCGACGGAGGAGTTCCTCGCCGAGGGCAGCATCACCGGCTACCGCCAGTACGTCATCACGCACGAGGTCGGGCACCTGCTGGGGCACCAGCATCAGGACTGCCCCGGCACCGGCGAGGTAGCGCCGGTGATGCAGCAGCAGACGATCACTCTGGACGGCTGCGTGCCGAACGCATGGCCGGCACCCTGA
- a CDS encoding DUF3107 domain-containing protein yields MEITIGVKHVSRELTLEVDGEAKDVLKAVNDALAEQAKGNSAAVLSLTDEKGRQVVVPAASLGYIEIGAQAPRPVGFGTN; encoded by the coding sequence GTGGAGATCACCATCGGGGTGAAGCACGTCAGCCGGGAACTGACCCTGGAGGTCGACGGCGAGGCGAAGGACGTTCTCAAGGCCGTCAACGACGCCTTGGCGGAGCAGGCGAAGGGCAACAGCGCCGCTGTGCTCAGCCTGACCGACGAGAAGGGGCGACAGGTCGTGGTGCCGGCCGCATCGCTCGGCTACATCGAGATCGGCGCGCAGGCACCACGGCCGGTGGGCTTCGGCACGAACTGA
- a CDS encoding DEAD/DEAH box helicase, which produces MTESIQESTPPTAEDLDDVVVDTVEAGPVPDPHAEEAASFADFGVRAETVQSLTDVGITHPFPIQALTLPVALQGRDIIGQAKTGTGKTLGFGIPLLQKIVAPGEDGWDTFPTAGKPQALVVVPTRELAVQVAGDLATASRRRNVRVLQVYGGRAYEPQIDALTRGVEVVVGTPGRMIDLLKQRHLDLGQVRTVVLDEADEMLDLGFLPDVETLLAATPGSRNTMLFSATMPGPVIAMARRYMSRPTHIRAQDPGDDKATLATTRQLAYRAHAMDKVELLARILQADGRGLSIVFARTKRTCAKVADELNDRGFAAAAIHGDLGQGAREQALRAFRHGKVDVLVATDVAARGIDIDDVTHVVNYQCPEDEKTYVHRIGRTGRAGNTGTAITFVDWDDVPRWMLIDRTLELGVGEPAETYSSSPHVYSDLNIAENVTGRLPRSERTRAGLDAEAVEDIGETGQRGGGGGGRGGRGGSDRSGGRGGRDGGRGGSGRGGGRGDGGRGGRGGSGRDGGERSGSHQRSEGGEGSGGSASQRRRPRRRTRGGNPVERPSGE; this is translated from the coding sequence GTGACCGAATCGATCCAAGAATCCACTCCTCCGACTGCGGAGGACCTCGACGACGTCGTCGTTGACACCGTCGAGGCCGGCCCGGTGCCGGACCCTCACGCCGAGGAAGCGGCCTCGTTCGCCGATTTCGGCGTCCGCGCCGAGACGGTGCAGTCCCTCACCGACGTCGGCATCACCCACCCGTTCCCGATCCAGGCACTCACCCTCCCGGTGGCACTGCAGGGCCGGGACATCATCGGTCAGGCGAAGACCGGCACCGGCAAGACCCTCGGCTTCGGTATCCCGCTGCTGCAGAAGATCGTCGCTCCGGGTGAGGACGGCTGGGACACCTTCCCCACCGCCGGTAAGCCGCAGGCGCTTGTGGTGGTGCCCACCCGCGAGCTCGCCGTCCAGGTCGCCGGCGACCTGGCCACCGCTTCCCGCAGACGCAACGTGCGGGTACTGCAGGTCTATGGCGGCCGTGCCTATGAACCACAGATCGATGCCCTCACCCGGGGCGTGGAGGTCGTGGTCGGCACCCCCGGGCGGATGATCGACCTACTCAAGCAGCGGCACCTGGACCTGGGGCAGGTGCGCACCGTGGTGCTGGACGAGGCCGACGAGATGCTCGACCTCGGCTTCCTGCCGGATGTCGAGACCCTGCTCGCCGCCACCCCGGGCAGCCGGAACACCATGCTGTTCTCGGCGACCATGCCCGGTCCGGTGATCGCCATGGCCCGCCGGTACATGTCCCGGCCCACGCACATCCGCGCCCAGGATCCCGGCGACGACAAGGCCACGTTGGCCACCACGCGCCAGCTCGCCTACCGCGCGCACGCGATGGACAAGGTGGAGCTGCTCGCCCGCATCCTGCAGGCCGACGGTCGGGGGCTGAGCATCGTGTTCGCCCGCACCAAGCGCACCTGCGCGAAAGTTGCCGACGAGCTCAACGATCGCGGGTTCGCCGCGGCGGCGATCCACGGCGACCTCGGCCAGGGGGCTCGCGAGCAGGCGCTGCGGGCCTTCCGGCACGGCAAGGTGGACGTGCTGGTCGCCACCGACGTAGCCGCTCGCGGTATCGACATCGACGACGTCACGCACGTGGTGAACTACCAGTGCCCCGAGGACGAGAAGACCTATGTGCACCGGATCGGGCGCACCGGCCGGGCCGGCAACACCGGCACCGCGATCACCTTCGTGGACTGGGACGACGTTCCGCGGTGGATGCTCATCGACCGCACCCTGGAGCTCGGGGTGGGTGAGCCGGCGGAGACCTACTCCTCCTCTCCGCACGTGTACTCCGACCTGAACATCGCCGAGAACGTCACCGGGCGGCTGCCCCGCTCCGAGCGCACCCGCGCTGGGCTGGACGCCGAAGCGGTGGAGGACATCGGCGAGACCGGTCAGCGTGGTGGCGGCGGCGGTGGCCGCGGCGGGCGCGGCGGCTCTGACCGCAGCGGTGGCCGTGGCGGGCGCGACGGTGGCCGTGGTGGCTCCGGTCGTGGTGGCGGCCGCGGGGACGGTGGCCGGGGTGGCCGTGGCGGTTCCGGCCGGGACGGTGGCGAGCGTTCTGGGTCGCATCAGCGCTCCGAGGGCGGCGAGGGTTCGGGCGGCTCCGCCTCCCAGCGCCGCCGGCCTCGTCGCCGCACCCGTGGCGGTAACCCGGTAGAGCGTCCCAGCGGCGAGTAA
- a CDS encoding MarC family protein, giving the protein MEAVIDGTLFLTTFVTLFVIMDPIGTVPVFLALTSTMTGKQRARAAIQAVTVAFGVIVAFILFGQYILDFLGISVPALQASGGLLLLLVAMDLLTGKAEEASASGKVNVALVPLGTPLLAGPGAIVAAMLAVQSSGGDVPGWVAIIAAIVAVHLCLFLSMRFSVIVHRVLGEGGTILVTRIAGLLLAAIAVQLIADAVRAFILAG; this is encoded by the coding sequence ATGGAGGCAGTGATCGACGGGACGCTGTTCCTGACCACGTTCGTGACCCTGTTCGTGATCATGGACCCGATCGGCACTGTGCCGGTGTTCCTGGCGCTGACCTCCACGATGACCGGGAAGCAACGAGCGCGCGCGGCGATCCAGGCGGTGACCGTGGCGTTCGGGGTGATCGTGGCCTTCATCCTGTTCGGCCAGTACATCCTGGACTTCCTCGGCATCTCCGTGCCCGCACTGCAGGCCTCCGGTGGCCTGTTGCTGCTGCTGGTGGCGATGGACCTGCTCACCGGCAAGGCGGAAGAGGCGTCAGCCAGCGGAAAGGTGAACGTGGCGCTGGTGCCGTTGGGCACTCCGCTGCTGGCCGGCCCGGGGGCGATCGTGGCCGCGATGCTGGCAGTGCAGTCCTCCGGCGGGGACGTGCCCGGCTGGGTGGCGATCATCGCGGCGATCGTGGCCGTGCACCTGTGCCTGTTCCTGTCGATGCGGTTCTCGGTGATCGTGCACCGGGTGCTCGGCGAAGGCGGCACCATCCTGGTCACCCGGATCGCGGGTCTGCTGCTGGCCGCGATCGCGGTCCAGCTGATCGCCGACGCGGTGCGCGCCTTCATCCTCGCCGGCTGA
- a CDS encoding PHP domain-containing protein yields the protein MRIDLHTHSRVSDGTQSPAELVADASRAGLDVLALTDHDTTAGWAEAARAAQAEGLGLVRGTEVSCTAGGISVHLLSYLHDPADAALAEVLADSRSSRDGRARAMVDRLAEDFDLTWAEVAAQAGPGATIGRPHIADVLVARGYAADRGAAFATMLAPRGPYYVRYHAPEVTEAVERVLAAGGVPVFAHPRASTRGRVVSEDVIRELAAAGLAGLEVDHRDHTEADKARLRALAGELDLLVTGASDYHGAGKPNRLGEHTTAPEVFEQIAERGRLEVVR from the coding sequence GTGCGCATCGACCTGCACACGCACTCGCGCGTGTCCGACGGAACCCAGAGCCCGGCCGAGCTGGTGGCCGACGCCAGCCGCGCCGGGCTGGACGTGCTGGCACTCACCGACCACGACACCACCGCCGGCTGGGCCGAAGCGGCACGTGCCGCGCAGGCCGAGGGGCTGGGGCTGGTGCGTGGCACCGAAGTGTCCTGCACCGCCGGCGGGATCAGCGTGCATCTGCTCAGCTACCTGCATGATCCCGCGGACGCGGCGCTGGCCGAGGTGCTGGCGGATTCCCGGTCCTCCCGCGACGGACGCGCCCGAGCGATGGTGGACCGGCTCGCCGAGGACTTCGACCTGACCTGGGCGGAGGTGGCGGCTCAGGCCGGGCCCGGCGCCACGATCGGGCGCCCACACATCGCCGACGTTCTGGTCGCCCGCGGCTACGCCGCCGACCGCGGCGCCGCGTTCGCCACGATGCTGGCTCCCCGCGGCCCGTACTACGTGCGCTACCACGCTCCGGAGGTGACCGAGGCGGTAGAGCGGGTGTTGGCCGCCGGAGGGGTTCCGGTGTTCGCGCACCCCCGCGCCAGCACCCGGGGCCGGGTGGTCAGCGAAGACGTGATCCGCGAGCTCGCTGCTGCCGGTCTGGCCGGGCTGGAGGTGGACCACCGCGACCACACCGAGGCGGACAAGGCGCGCCTGCGGGCACTGGCCGGCGAGCTCGACCTGCTGGTGACTGGCGCCAGCGACTACCACGGGGCCGGCAAGCCGAACCGGCTCGGGGAGCACACCACCGCGCCCGAGGTGTTCGAGCAGATCGCGGAGCGCGGCCGGCTGGAGGTGGTGCGCTGA
- a CDS encoding aminopeptidase P family protein — protein sequence MVTTPSEPSPLSTDQPSEEKQQLADRGSNRSQRPSSQAFRDFMASDWAPRTAPQVAREDVADHTERRRAQVSAAFPGERLVVPAGGLKVRSNDTDYRFRPHSAFAHLTGLGSDEEPDAVLVLSPEEAGGHEAVLYFRPLAGRDTEEFYADARYGEFWVGARPTLEELETRTGLRCAHIDELGDALAKDAGLVRLRVVPGADQAISAVVNEIRDARAEEADAQLAETLSELRLVKDDWEVEQLREAVAVTIAGFGDIAGELDRATSHPRGERVIEGAFGARAREEGNGIGYDTIAAAGNHATTLHWIRNDGTVRPGELVLVDAGVEVDSLYTADITRTLPVDGTFTDTQRRVYTAVLDAADAAFAFARPGVKFRDIHTTALRVLAERLQEWGLLPVSVEAAISAEGQQHRRWMPHGTSHHLGLDVHDCAQARREMYLDAELVPGMVFTIEPGLYFKADDLAVPAEYRGIGVRIEDDVLVTETGVENLSAALPRRAEDVEAWMASLR from the coding sequence ATGGTCACCACGCCCTCCGAACCGTCCCCCCTGTCCACCGATCAGCCCAGCGAGGAGAAGCAGCAGCTGGCCGACCGGGGGTCGAACCGGTCCCAGCGGCCGAGCTCGCAGGCGTTCCGCGACTTCATGGCCTCCGACTGGGCTCCCCGCACGGCGCCCCAGGTGGCCCGGGAGGACGTGGCCGACCACACCGAGCGGCGCCGCGCGCAGGTCAGCGCTGCCTTCCCCGGTGAGCGTCTGGTGGTTCCCGCCGGCGGGCTGAAGGTGCGCTCGAACGACACCGACTACCGGTTCCGGCCGCACTCGGCCTTTGCGCACCTGACCGGTCTGGGCAGCGACGAGGAACCGGACGCTGTGCTGGTGCTCTCCCCCGAGGAGGCAGGCGGCCACGAGGCAGTGCTGTACTTCCGCCCGCTCGCCGGCCGAGACACCGAGGAGTTCTACGCCGACGCCCGGTACGGAGAGTTCTGGGTGGGCGCCCGGCCCACTCTCGAGGAGCTGGAGACCCGCACCGGATTGCGCTGCGCGCACATCGACGAGCTCGGTGATGCGCTAGCCAAGGACGCCGGACTGGTCCGGCTACGCGTGGTGCCGGGAGCGGACCAGGCGATCTCCGCCGTCGTGAACGAGATCCGTGACGCCAGGGCCGAGGAGGCGGACGCCCAGCTGGCCGAGACGCTCTCCGAGCTGCGCCTGGTCAAGGACGACTGGGAGGTGGAGCAGCTGCGCGAGGCGGTGGCGGTGACCATCGCCGGATTCGGCGACATCGCCGGTGAGCTGGACCGGGCCACCTCTCACCCACGTGGTGAGCGGGTGATCGAGGGGGCGTTCGGCGCCCGCGCCCGGGAAGAGGGCAACGGCATCGGCTACGACACCATCGCCGCCGCCGGGAACCACGCCACCACCCTGCACTGGATCCGCAACGACGGCACGGTCCGGCCCGGGGAGCTGGTGCTGGTGGACGCCGGGGTGGAGGTGGACTCGCTGTACACCGCGGACATCACCCGCACGCTGCCGGTCGATGGCACCTTCACCGACACCCAGCGCCGGGTGTACACCGCCGTGCTGGATGCTGCCGATGCGGCCTTCGCCTTCGCCCGGCCGGGGGTCAAGTTCCGGGATATCCACACCACCGCGCTGCGGGTGCTGGCCGAGCGGCTGCAGGAGTGGGGGCTGCTGCCGGTGAGCGTCGAGGCGGCGATCTCGGCCGAGGGGCAGCAGCACCGCCGGTGGATGCCGCACGGCACCAGCCACCATCTCGGCCTGGACGTGCACGACTGTGCCCAGGCCCGCCGCGAGATGTACCTCGACGCCGAGCTGGTCCCGGGCATGGTGTTCACGATCGAACCCGGCCTGTACTTCAAGGCCGACGATCTCGCCGTACCGGCCGAGTACCGCGGTATCGGGGTACGGATCGAGGACGACGTCCTGGTCACCGAGACCGGGGTGGAGAACCTGTCCGCCGCACTGCCGCGCCGGGCGGAGGATGTGGAGGCGTGGATGGCCTCGCTGCGGTGA
- a CDS encoding DUF2079 domain-containing protein — translation MDGLAAVTSAEAPAPAPEGRTDRTRLIAAGAVGVIIAGVYTLFSARQWARFDVPSWDLGIFTQVLRQYSELASPVVTIKGEGFMILGDHFHPLLALLAPVYRLFPSGLTLLVVQAVLIGLSAVIVTACAARHLGTLAGVLLGLAYGLSWGLQSAVASQFHEIALAVPLLAACCAALVRRDHRAAALWAAPLVLVKEDLGITVAAVGLVLLIRGSRRLGITLIGGGVAAFWLTTEVILPALNPDGVWDYAEDSILSLLSNDPGAAVNVLLAGAGEKALLVLSVFAIVGFLALRSPIALITLPTFAWRLTSDVPFHWDLHWHYSAVLMPVVFLAVVDALRLLPALLRWARWISAGLVAVSLAVTTQFPLADLIEPRTYAPSEHDGGAQAALAVVPDDAVVATDITLMAYLAPRAQVYWVGNEDNPVPDYVVVDRNSGVYGGNPPEDVVAYAVEKYPGAEFVEVLDEQGYAVAERTS, via the coding sequence GTGGATGGCCTCGCTGCGGTGACGTCGGCCGAGGCGCCGGCCCCTGCCCCCGAAGGCAGGACCGACCGCACCCGGCTGATCGCGGCGGGGGCGGTCGGGGTGATCATCGCGGGCGTCTACACGCTTTTCTCGGCGCGGCAGTGGGCCCGGTTCGACGTGCCGTCCTGGGACCTGGGCATCTTCACCCAGGTGCTGCGCCAGTACTCCGAGCTGGCCTCGCCAGTGGTGACGATCAAGGGCGAGGGCTTTATGATCCTCGGCGACCACTTCCACCCGCTGCTGGCGCTGCTCGCCCCGGTCTACCGGCTCTTCCCCTCCGGGCTCACCCTGCTGGTGGTCCAGGCCGTGCTGATCGGGCTGAGCGCCGTGATCGTCACCGCGTGCGCCGCCCGGCACCTGGGCACCCTTGCCGGAGTGCTGCTCGGCCTGGCGTACGGGCTGTCCTGGGGGTTGCAGTCGGCGGTGGCTTCGCAGTTCCACGAGATCGCCCTGGCGGTGCCGTTGTTAGCGGCCTGCTGTGCGGCTCTGGTGCGCCGGGACCACCGGGCGGCCGCGCTCTGGGCCGCACCGCTGGTCCTGGTCAAGGAGGACCTGGGGATCACGGTCGCGGCGGTCGGGCTGGTGCTGCTGATCCGGGGCAGCCGGCGGCTCGGGATCACCCTGATCGGCGGCGGGGTAGCGGCGTTCTGGCTCACCACCGAGGTGATCCTGCCGGCGCTGAACCCGGACGGGGTGTGGGACTACGCCGAGGACTCGATCCTGTCCCTGCTCAGCAACGATCCGGGCGCGGCGGTGAACGTGCTGCTCGCTGGCGCCGGGGAGAAGGCGCTGCTGGTGCTCTCGGTGTTCGCGATCGTCGGCTTCCTGGCATTGCGCAGCCCGATTGCCCTGATCACTCTGCCCACGTTCGCCTGGCGGCTGACCTCGGATGTGCCGTTCCACTGGGACCTGCACTGGCACTACTCGGCCGTGCTGATGCCGGTCGTGTTCCTGGCCGTGGTGGATGCCCTGCGGCTGCTGCCGGCGCTGCTTCGCTGGGCCCGTTGGATCTCGGCCGGGCTGGTCGCCGTGAGCCTGGCGGTGACCACGCAGTTCCCGTTGGCGGACCTGATCGAGCCACGCACCTATGCGCCCTCGGAGCACGACGGCGGAGCTCAGGCTGCGTTGGCGGTCGTTCCCGATGATGCCGTGGTCGCCACGGATATCACCCTGATGGCGTATCTCGCGCCACGGGCGCAGGTGTACTGGGTGGGCAACGAGGACAACCCGGTTCCGGATTACGTGGTGGTGGACCGCAACTCCGGTGTCTACGGCGGGAATCCGCCGGAGGATGTGGTGGCCTACGCCGTCGAGAAGTATCCGGGTGCCGAGTTCGTCGAGGTACTCGACGAACAGGGCTACGCCGTGGCGGAGCGCACGTCCTAG
- a CDS encoding general stress protein, with protein sequence MSAMRPTDPRGSLQPRGDEIASYTTYLEAQRAVDFLADKEFEVNAVTIVGTDLKMVERITGRRTYPSVALRGAASGAYFGFFIGLLLFLMGGGLLEVLLPAVLIGAGAGMLFSVIAYAFTGGKRDFTSTSQVVAGAFSVLCLTEKAEAARRLLSELSSSEQPSDSTGGFGS encoded by the coding sequence ATGTCAGCGATGCGTCCGACCGACCCCCGAGGCAGCCTCCAGCCGCGCGGTGATGAGATCGCCTCCTACACCACCTACCTGGAAGCCCAGCGTGCCGTGGACTTCCTCGCGGACAAGGAGTTCGAGGTCAACGCCGTCACGATCGTCGGCACCGACCTGAAGATGGTGGAGCGGATCACTGGCCGGCGCACCTACCCGAGCGTGGCCCTGCGCGGTGCCGCTTCCGGTGCCTACTTCGGGTTCTTCATCGGTCTGCTGCTCTTCCTGATGGGCGGCGGCCTGCTCGAGGTGCTGTTGCCGGCGGTGCTGATCGGCGCCGGCGCCGGGATGTTGTTCTCCGTGATCGCCTACGCGTTCACCGGGGGAAAGCGGGACTTCACCTCCACCTCACAGGTGGTGGCCGGCGCGTTCTCCGTGCTCTGCCTGACCGAGAAGGCCGAGGCGGCCCGCCGGCTGCTCAGCGAGCTGTCGAGCAGCGAACAGCCGTCGGACTCCACCGGCGGCTTCGGCAGCTAG
- a CDS encoding magnesium transporter MgtE N-terminal domain-containing protein, which produces MNTATGRIYVARLAGTGVFDPLGDRVGRVHDVVVLLRVRQPPRALGLVVEVPGRRRVFLPLSRVTSIDSGAVITTGLMNIRRFSQRAAETLVLGELLDREIRLRDGSGTVTIQDVALEQQRNRDWLVTRLYVRRSTGRGGLLRRGERLTIDVDQALGLAPTTEQQGASALLATMADLKPADLADVLHDLPPQRRVEVASALRDERLADVLEELGEDDRVMIVSSLTTQRAAQVLDEMQPDDAADLVSELSTQQASELLALMEPDEAEDVRRLLVYDEHTAGGLMTTEPIILPPEATVATALAHARRQDVTPALSAMVFVVRPPLETPTGRLLGVVHLQRMLREPPHEAIGTLLDQDLDPLGPHDVLGKVTRLLATYNLTALPVTDTERRLLGAVSADDVLDHLLPEDWREADDEVTDQAMGAQRV; this is translated from the coding sequence GTGAACACTGCGACCGGCCGAATCTATGTGGCACGCCTGGCTGGCACCGGGGTCTTCGACCCGCTCGGCGACCGGGTGGGGCGGGTGCACGATGTGGTGGTGCTGCTCCGGGTGCGTCAGCCACCCCGGGCGCTGGGCCTGGTGGTGGAGGTGCCGGGCCGACGGCGGGTGTTCCTGCCGCTGTCGCGAGTGACCTCGATCGACTCCGGTGCGGTGATCACCACCGGGCTGATGAACATCCGACGGTTCTCCCAGCGGGCCGCCGAGACGCTAGTGCTCGGCGAACTGCTGGACCGTGAGATCCGGCTGCGGGACGGCTCCGGCACCGTCACCATCCAGGACGTGGCCCTGGAGCAGCAGCGGAACCGGGACTGGCTGGTGACCCGGTTGTACGTGCGCCGCAGCACCGGCCGGGGCGGCTTGCTCCGCCGGGGTGAGCGGCTGACCATCGACGTGGACCAGGCGCTCGGGCTGGCGCCGACCACCGAGCAGCAGGGGGCCTCCGCACTGCTGGCCACGATGGCCGACCTGAAACCGGCTGACCTGGCCGATGTGCTGCACGATCTACCGCCACAGCGGCGGGTGGAGGTGGCCTCCGCACTGCGGGACGAGCGACTGGCGGACGTGCTCGAGGAGCTCGGCGAGGACGACCGGGTGATGATCGTGTCCTCGCTGACCACCCAGCGGGCCGCACAGGTGCTGGACGAGATGCAGCCCGACGACGCCGCCGACCTGGTCTCCGAGCTCTCCACCCAGCAGGCCAGCGAGCTGCTCGCGCTGATGGAACCGGACGAGGCCGAGGATGTCCGCCGGCTGCTGGTCTACGACGAGCACACCGCCGGTGGGCTGATGACCACGGAGCCGATCATCCTGCCCCCGGAGGCCACGGTCGCCACAGCGCTGGCCCACGCCCGCCGCCAGGACGTCACCCCGGCGCTCTCGGCGATGGTCTTCGTGGTCCGGCCGCCCCTGGAGACACCCACCGGGCGGCTACTCGGTGTGGTGCACCTGCAGCGGATGCTGCGCGAGCCCCCGCACGAGGCGATCGGCACCCTGCTGGACCAGGACCTGGACCCGCTGGGCCCACACGACGTGCTCGGGAAGGTCACCCGGCTGCTAGCCACCTACAACCTGACCGCGCTTCCGGTCACCGATACGGAGCGCCGTCTGCTCGGCGCGGTGAGCGCGGACGACGTGCTCGACCACCTGCTGCCCGAGGACTGGCGCGAAGCAGACGACGAGGTCACCGACCAGGCGATGGGAGCACAGCGTGTCTGA
- a CDS encoding DUF1003 domain-containing protein has protein sequence MSDRLDTPLRSRRRWLPKRPRNKDAFGKIAEGIARFLGTPRFLLYMTAFCAAWLGWNTLAPEAAQFDPRALNFTLLTLMLSLQASYSAPLILLAQDRQTDRDRVAAEQDRQRSERNLADTEYLAREVAALRLAISEVATRDFLRSELRSLLEELQDDREEERSSAADPG, from the coding sequence GTGTCTGACCGGCTCGACACCCCTCTGCGCAGCCGACGCCGCTGGCTGCCGAAGCGACCCCGGAACAAAGATGCCTTCGGCAAGATCGCCGAGGGGATCGCCCGATTCCTCGGCACGCCACGGTTCCTGCTGTACATGACGGCGTTCTGCGCTGCCTGGCTGGGCTGGAACACCCTCGCCCCGGAGGCGGCCCAGTTCGATCCACGGGCGCTGAACTTCACCCTGCTCACCTTGATGCTCTCGCTGCAGGCCTCCTACTCGGCGCCGCTGATCCTGCTCGCCCAGGACCGCCAGACCGACCGGGACCGGGTGGCCGCCGAGCAGGACCGGCAGCGGTCCGAACGCAACCTCGCCGACACCGAGTACCTGGCCCGGGAGGTGGCGGCGCTTCGGCTGGCGATCAGCGAGGTGGCCACCCGCGACTTCCTCCGCAGTGAGCTGCGCTCGCTGCTGGAGGAGCTCCAGGACGACCGCGAGGAGGAGAGGAGCTCAGCCGCGGACCCGGGGTAG
- a CDS encoding Mrp/NBP35 family ATP-binding protein: protein MAELIDRVHEALTTVLDPEIRRPITDLDMVRGVEAIDTGDGAQVTVTIALTTSGCPLRETITRDVTNAAESVDGVTGASVTMTVMTDDERTALRTKLRGGMAEPVIPFSQPDNLTRVFAVASGKGGVGKSSVTANLAASMAADGLKVGVVDADVYGFSLPRMLGVELPPTKVDDMILPPVAGDVKVISIGMFTDPGRAVVWRGPMLHRALQQFLADVFWGDLDVLLLDLPPGTGDIAISVAQLLPNAELLVVTTPQLAAAEVAERAGSMAKATNQRVAGVIENMSWLEQPDGSRLELFGSGGGQRVAEQLTEALGAEVPLLGQVPLEVALREGSDSGHPLVSTDSTSVAAEVLRSVAGTLGHRSRGLAGRKLAISPVG, encoded by the coding sequence ATGGCTGAGTTGATCGATCGTGTACACGAGGCACTGACCACAGTGCTGGACCCGGAGATCAGGCGGCCGATCACCGACCTGGACATGGTCCGCGGTGTGGAGGCCATCGATACCGGCGATGGCGCGCAGGTGACGGTCACCATCGCACTGACCACCTCGGGATGTCCGCTGCGCGAGACCATCACCCGGGACGTCACGAACGCCGCTGAGTCCGTTGACGGCGTGACCGGCGCGTCCGTGACCATGACCGTGATGACCGATGACGAACGCACCGCCCTGCGTACCAAGCTGCGCGGCGGCATGGCCGAGCCGGTGATCCCGTTCTCCCAGCCGGACAACCTCACCCGAGTCTTCGCTGTCGCCTCCGGTAAGGGTGGCGTGGGCAAGTCCAGCGTGACGGCGAACCTGGCGGCGTCGATGGCCGCCGACGGCCTGAAGGTCGGTGTCGTGGACGCGGACGTGTACGGCTTCTCCCTCCCCCGGATGCTCGGGGTTGAGCTGCCGCCGACCAAGGTGGACGACATGATCCTGCCGCCGGTGGCCGGGGACGTGAAGGTCATCTCGATCGGGATGTTCACCGACCCGGGCCGTGCGGTGGTCTGGCGTGGACCGATGCTGCACCGGGCGTTGCAGCAGTTCCTCGCCGACGTGTTCTGGGGTGACCTGGACGTGCTGTTGCTCGACCTGCCGCCGGGTACCGGAGACATCGCGATCTCCGTGGCGCAGCTGCTGCCGAACGCCGAGCTGCTGGTGGTCACCACACCGCAGCTGGCCGCCGCCGAGGTAGCCGAGCGGGCGGGCTCGATGGCCAAGGCCACCAACCAGCGGGTGGCCGGGGTGATCGAGAACATGTCCTGGCTGGAGCAGCCGGACGGCTCCCGGCTGGAGCTGTTCGGGTCCGGCGGCGGGCAGCGGGTGGCCGAGCAGCTCACCGAGGCGCTCGGCGCGGAGGTGCCGCTGCTCGGGCAGGTGCCGCTGGAGGTGGCGCTGCGGGAAGGCTCGGACTCCGGTCACCCGCTGGTGAGCACCGACTCCACTTCTGTGGCGGCCGAGGTGCTGCGCTCGGTGGCCGGTACCCTGGGGCACCGCTCCCGCGGCCTGGCCGGGCGCAAGCTGGCAATCTCGCCGGTGGGCTGA